The Phoenix dactylifera cultivar Barhee BC4 unplaced genomic scaffold, palm_55x_up_171113_PBpolish2nd_filt_p 000491F, whole genome shotgun sequence genome contains a region encoding:
- the LOC113461640 gene encoding uncharacterized protein LOC113461640, with protein sequence MGKPEDEQALSTGPSSSSEATEGNAGDGCPRCRSIGKIVRPRCVAALFLGVAVLLSAVFWLPPFLRHSGDLRDRNRDPWFKADIVASFRLQKPVALLGTNISKLQYDIYEEIGVLNSLVVVSSLEPLAGSNWTTVVFAIWPYPKNSTMSSAEISILRESFMSLVTRQSTLHLTTSLFGNSSFFEVLKFPGGITIIPPQSAFLLQKVQPIFNFSLNVAIYQVQDRLSELKDQMKSGLLLNSYENLYVRLTNSEGSTLFPPTTVQTSIVFKVGNHQPLLPRLKQLAKTISNSSAGNLGLNHTVFGRVKQVRLSSYLQHSLSSGGSSSPSPSPQPPPDHHNHHHHHHHHHHHHHQHPDMHLAPAPPPRQSYPTPPPSHCRFGYSNRPKSKPYHPVPTSAPVASPQHSAAPESAPQHSAAPESAPQHSISPHAHEDSPGPAPNMHPASPLPAVYFAHVRPPSENVTYAKPPDRVPSISPVPNTSSASGQSCVRWVLALLLHLLMRL encoded by the exons ATGGGGAAACCCGAAGACGAGCAGGCGTTATCCACCGGTCCATCGTCGTCGTCGGAGGCCACCGAGGGGAATGCAGGCGATGGCTGCCCCCGGTGCCGATCCATCGGCAAGATCGTGCGGCCGCGCTGCGTTGCTGCGCTGTTTCTTGGTGTTGCCGTGCTGCTGTCGGCCGTGTTCTGGCTCCCCCCCTTCTTGAGGCATAGTGGGGATCTGAGAGATCGGAATCGGGACCCCTGGTTTAAAG CTGATATAGTAGCAAGTTTCAGACTGCAAAAGCCTGTTGCTCTGCTAGGCACCAATATCTCAAAACTTCAATATGATATCTATGAAGAAATTGGTGTTCTTAATTCCTTG GTGGTTGTAAGTTCTCTGGAACCTTTAGCTGGATCAAATTGGACGACCGTAGTTTTTGCTATTTGGCCTTATCCAAAAAATTCAACTATGTCATCTGCTGAGATAAGCATTCTCAGAGAGTCTTTTATGTCCTTGGTTACACGGCAGTCAACTCTCCACTTGACCACATCGTTGTTTGGGAACTCATCCTTCTTTGAGGTGCTAAAGTTCCCTGGAGGGATTACAATTATCCCTCCACAAAGTGCTTTTCTTCTGCAAAAAGTGCAACCaatttttaatttcagtttgAACGTTGCAATCTATCAAGTACAAGACAGACTCAGTGAACTGAAGGACCAGATGAAATCAGGGTTGCTACTCAATTCTTATGAG AATCTGTATGTTAGGTTGACAAATTCAGAGGGTTCAACATTGTTTCCTCCAACAACTGTTCAGACCTCCATTGTGTTTAAAGTTGGGAATCACCAACCATTATTGCCAAGGTTGAAACAGTTGGCTAAGACCATCAGCAATTCTTCTGCAGGCAATCTTGGTCTCAATCACACTGTATTTGGTAGAGTAAAACAGGTCCGACTTTCCTCTTATCTTCAACATTCTCTGAGTAGTGGAGGCAGTAGTTCGCCTAGTCCCTCACCTCAACCACCGCCAGACCATcacaaccaccaccaccaccatcaccaccaccaccaccaccaccaccagcaCCCAGACATGCATCTGGCacctgctcctcctcctcggcagAGTTACCCaactcctcctccctctcattGCCGATTTGGATACTCAAACAGACCCAAGAGTAAACCTTATCATCCAGTTCCGACTTCTGCACCCGTGGCCTCTCCGCAGCATTCTGCTGCACCTGAGTCTGCACCGCAGCATTCTGCTGCACCTGAGTCTGCACCACAGCATTCTATTAGTCCGCATGCGCATGAAGATTCACCAGGTCCAGCTCCAAACATGCATCCAGCATCACCGCTGCCTGCTGTTTATTTTGCTCATGTACGACCTCCAAGTGAGAATGTAACATATGCCAAACCTCCTGACAGAGTTCCTTCAATTTCACCTGTGCCAAATACAt CTTCTGCTTCAGGCCAGTCTTGTGTCCGTTGGGTCCTTGCACTCCTGTTACATTTGTTGATGCGTTTATAG